CGCCTCGAGGCCGATCGCTCCACGCGCACGCTCCTGACCGTGGCATCCGTCGTCACGGTCGTCTCGGGCATCCTGGCGCTCACCGTGCCCGCGGTGCTGCCGATGCTCTATTACGTGATCAGCGTGTGGGCGGCCGTGACCGGCTTCATCGAGCTGTTCGCGGGCCTGCGCACGCGCGGCCGGCACCCCGCGTCGCGCGACCGGGTCGCGGTCGGCGCGTTCACCGCGGTGCTCGCGATCGTGTTCCTGCTGCTGCCGCCCGACAACCCCGTGGTCGCCGTCGGCCTGTTCGGCGCGTACCTCGCCATGATCGGCGTGTTCCTCGGCATCGCCGCGTTCTCGATCCGG
This portion of the Agromyces rhizosphaerae genome encodes:
- a CDS encoding DUF308 domain-containing protein is translated as MTDAAGDARGADRSWIAPLVRSGLALAAAVVITFSQDHSTTFGLLVFGAWALATGLVVGALQLRLEADRSTRTLLTVASVVTVVSGILALTVPAVLPMLYYVISVWAAVTGFIELFAGLRTRGRHPASRDRVAVGAFTAVLAIVFLLLPPDNPVVAVGLFGAYLAMIGVFLGIAAFSIRWAALERESAPEAANDASPEALKDDE